Proteins from one Hydrogenophaga sp. SL48 genomic window:
- the imuA gene encoding translesion DNA synthesis-associated protein ImuA, with protein MNTLLSGATDDLSGALACPSPRPACAPRGLPPAVAAALWRADQLGSPVAATWSSGFEALDAVLPGGGWPGHSVTELLSAQSGTLEWRLLGPLLRQVCAAGRSVVLVGPPRPPHPPGLRLDGIAEQQLVWVMAETPAERLWATEQLVKANACGALIAWLPQVRAEQVRRLQVLAAGCAGPVFLCRPATAARESSAAPLRLLARVGADWELLVDVFKRKGPPLETTLHLPSVPGGLQAILTPRLQKPSTLVPRDPAPQTAPLPLPSEAGHALVSTPAAGTRRHRLAH; from the coding sequence ATGAACACCTTGCTGTCCGGCGCCACCGATGACCTGTCGGGTGCGCTGGCGTGTCCTTCTCCCCGCCCGGCCTGCGCGCCGCGTGGGTTGCCGCCCGCCGTGGCGGCCGCGCTGTGGCGCGCCGACCAGCTGGGCAGCCCGGTGGCGGCCACCTGGTCCAGCGGCTTCGAGGCGCTGGACGCGGTTTTGCCCGGTGGCGGCTGGCCGGGTCACAGCGTCACCGAACTGTTGAGCGCCCAGAGTGGCACGCTGGAATGGCGGCTGCTCGGGCCGCTGCTGCGCCAGGTGTGCGCCGCCGGGCGCAGCGTGGTGCTGGTCGGGCCACCCCGGCCGCCGCACCCGCCGGGCCTGCGGCTGGACGGCATCGCCGAGCAGCAACTGGTCTGGGTGATGGCCGAAACGCCGGCCGAGCGTCTGTGGGCCACCGAACAGCTGGTCAAAGCCAACGCCTGTGGTGCGCTCATCGCCTGGCTGCCGCAGGTGCGCGCCGAGCAGGTGCGCCGCCTGCAGGTGCTGGCCGCAGGCTGTGCCGGCCCGGTGTTCTTGTGCCGGCCCGCCACGGCGGCCCGCGAATCGTCGGCCGCGCCGCTGCGCCTGCTGGCCCGCGTGGGGGCCGACTGGGAACTGCTGGTCGACGTGTTCAAGCGCAAAGGCCCGCCGCTGGAAACCACGCTGCACCTGCCCTCGGTGCCCGGTGGCCTGCAGGCCATCCTGACGCCGCGGCTGCAGAAGCCCAGCACCCTGGTGCCGCGTGACCCGGCGCCGCAGACCGCCCCGCTCCCTCTTCCCAGTGAGGCCGGCCATGCTCTGGTCAGCACTCCGGCTGCCGGCACCCGACGACACCGCCTCGCCCACTGA
- a CDS encoding error-prone DNA polymerase, giving the protein MTPQLPGIPHYAELRCLSNFSFLRGASKPEELVERAQALGYTALALTDECSLAGIVRAHVAAKEQGLKLLVGSQFQVQSDAPFTLIVLAINLNGYGNLCEFITRLRRTASKGTYRLTLKPISAEALTDCLVIAVPQRGSTQAQMDTVARWLLQHFMGRCWLGVEQLRLMDDEMRLHRLRQSSELTAVPLVAVGDVHMHLRSRKALQDVLTATRIGKPLTECGHALAPNAEQRLRSRLALAQRYPEALLAETLKVAGRCSFSLDELAYQYPSEVVPPGETPASYLRRLAYEGMGRRWPAGAPASVQQQVEHELTLISELQYEHYFLTVYDIVAFARSQHILCQGRGSAANSAVCYCLGITEVDPARTAVLFERFISKERNEPPDIDVDFEHERREEVIQYLYAKYGRERAALTATVISYRPRSALRDVGKALGFDEAALDALGSGHRWWSEDGFAPERILEVGLDPDSLKVRQLVALTGQLMGFPRHLSQHTGGFVLTQMPLSRMVPIENAAMADRTVIEWDKDDLDAMGLLKVDVLALGMLTAIRKSLHFIGQRKGFDFQMQDIPAEDASTYDMICAADTVGVFQIESRAQMSMLPRLRPREFYDLVIEVALVRPGPIQGGAVHPYLNRRQGKEPIDYPKGLEAALKRTLGVPVFQEQCMQIAIIAAGFTPGEADGLRRAMAAWKRKGGLGKYQDRLLNGMAERGYELDFAQRVVEQVKGFSSYGFPESHAASFALLVYASCWIKRHHPAEFLAAMLNSQPLGFYSPSQLVQDAVRHGVEVRAVDVMESDWDCTLEEVASASEVPDPLSPWERAGVRAAPEPTLPAVRLGLRLVSGLSRDEAQRIVAARGGATPAHTEEPALPGRWCGPPGGETRSGAGGGFLDSEDLARRAGLDQQAMQQLAAADALQSLSGHRRQQVWDAAALKAPPALLKEAPIEEDTLDLPEAPEGEAIVWDYASLGLTLRRHPLALLRERLQARRFMTAEALKDAPDGRLVRACGIVTGRQQPGTSKGVVFVTLEDETGVVQVIVWKALRERQRSALTRSRLMAVHGVWQREGEVCNLIAGHLEDLTPLLGRLATESRDFH; this is encoded by the coding sequence ATGACACCACAACTCCCGGGCATCCCCCACTACGCCGAGCTGCGCTGCCTCTCCAACTTCAGCTTCCTGCGCGGCGCCAGCAAGCCCGAAGAGCTGGTGGAGCGCGCCCAGGCGCTGGGTTACACCGCCCTCGCCCTCACCGACGAGTGTTCACTCGCCGGCATCGTGCGCGCCCACGTGGCCGCCAAAGAGCAAGGCCTGAAGCTGCTCGTGGGCAGCCAGTTCCAGGTGCAGAGTGATGCGCCGTTCACCCTGATCGTGCTCGCCATCAACCTCAACGGCTACGGCAACCTCTGCGAGTTCATCACCCGGCTGCGCCGCACGGCATCCAAGGGCACGTATCGCCTCACGCTGAAACCCATCAGCGCCGAGGCGCTGACCGACTGCCTGGTGATCGCCGTGCCGCAGCGCGGCAGCACGCAGGCGCAGATGGACACGGTGGCGCGCTGGCTGCTCCAGCATTTCATGGGCCGCTGCTGGCTGGGCGTGGAACAGCTGCGCCTGATGGACGACGAGATGCGCCTGCACCGGTTGCGCCAGAGCAGCGAGCTCACCGCCGTGCCGCTGGTGGCCGTGGGCGACGTGCACATGCACCTGCGCTCGCGCAAGGCCTTGCAGGACGTGCTCACCGCCACGCGCATCGGCAAACCCTTGACCGAATGCGGCCACGCGCTCGCGCCCAACGCCGAGCAGCGCCTGCGCTCGCGCCTGGCGCTGGCGCAGCGTTACCCCGAAGCCCTGCTGGCCGAGACGCTGAAGGTCGCCGGGCGTTGCAGCTTTTCGCTTGACGAGCTGGCGTACCAGTACCCGAGCGAGGTGGTGCCGCCGGGCGAGACGCCGGCGAGTTACCTGCGCCGCCTGGCCTACGAAGGCATGGGCCGGCGCTGGCCCGCGGGGGCGCCCGCCTCGGTGCAGCAGCAGGTGGAGCACGAGCTGACGCTGATCAGCGAATTGCAGTACGAGCACTACTTCCTCACCGTGTACGACATCGTCGCCTTCGCGCGCTCGCAGCACATCCTCTGCCAGGGCCGCGGCTCGGCGGCCAACAGCGCGGTGTGTTACTGCCTGGGCATCACCGAGGTGGACCCGGCGCGCACGGCGGTGCTGTTCGAGCGCTTCATCTCGAAAGAGCGCAACGAGCCGCCCGACATCGACGTGGACTTTGAACACGAGCGGCGCGAAGAAGTCATCCAGTACCTCTACGCGAAATACGGCCGCGAGCGCGCCGCGCTCACCGCCACCGTCATCAGCTACCGCCCACGCAGCGCCCTGCGCGACGTGGGCAAGGCCCTGGGCTTCGACGAGGCCGCGCTCGACGCGCTGGGCAGCGGCCACCGCTGGTGGAGCGAGGACGGTTTTGCACCCGAGCGCATCCTGGAGGTCGGGCTCGACCCGGACAGCCTGAAGGTGCGCCAGCTCGTGGCGCTCACCGGCCAGCTCATGGGTTTTCCGCGCCACCTCTCGCAGCACACCGGTGGTTTCGTGCTGACCCAGATGCCGCTGTCGCGCATGGTGCCGATCGAAAACGCCGCCATGGCCGACCGCACCGTGATCGAGTGGGACAAGGACGACCTCGACGCCATGGGCCTGCTGAAAGTCGACGTGCTCGCGCTCGGCATGCTCACCGCGATCCGCAAGTCGCTTCATTTCATCGGCCAGCGCAAGGGCTTCGACTTCCAGATGCAGGACATCCCGGCCGAAGACGCCAGCACCTACGACATGATCTGCGCCGCCGACACCGTGGGCGTGTTCCAGATCGAGAGCCGCGCGCAGATGAGCATGCTGCCGCGCCTGCGGCCGCGCGAGTTCTACGACCTGGTGATCGAGGTCGCGCTGGTGCGCCCTGGTCCGATCCAGGGCGGCGCGGTGCACCCCTACCTGAACCGCCGCCAAGGCAAGGAACCCATCGATTACCCCAAGGGCCTGGAGGCCGCACTCAAGCGCACGCTCGGCGTGCCCGTGTTCCAGGAACAGTGCATGCAGATCGCCATCATCGCGGCCGGCTTCACGCCCGGCGAGGCCGACGGCCTGCGCCGCGCCATGGCCGCGTGGAAGCGCAAGGGCGGCCTCGGAAAATACCAGGACCGCTTGCTGAATGGCATGGCCGAACGCGGCTACGAACTGGACTTCGCGCAGCGTGTGGTCGAGCAGGTGAAAGGTTTTTCCAGCTACGGCTTCCCCGAAAGCCACGCCGCCAGCTTCGCGCTGCTGGTCTATGCCAGCTGCTGGATCAAGCGCCACCACCCGGCCGAGTTCCTGGCCGCCATGCTCAACAGCCAGCCGCTGGGCTTCTATTCGCCGAGCCAGCTGGTGCAGGACGCTGTGCGCCACGGCGTCGAAGTGCGCGCGGTGGACGTCATGGAGAGCGACTGGGACTGCACGCTGGAAGAAGTGGCCTCCGCGAGCGAAGTGCCTGACCCTCTCTCCCCTTGGGAGAGGGCTGGAGTGAGGGCGGCCCCCGAGCCCACCCTGCCCGCCGTGCGCCTGGGCCTGCGTCTGGTCAGCGGCCTGTCACGCGACGAAGCGCAACGCATCGTCGCAGCGAGAGGGGGAGCCACCCCAGCACACACCGAGGAACCGGCTTTGCCGGGCCGTTGGTGTGGCCCCCCTGGGGGGGAGACGCGAAGCGGCGCAGGGGGGGGCTTTCTTGACTCAGAAGACCTCGCCCGCCGCGCTGGGTTGGACCAGCAAGCCATGCAACAACTCGCCGCCGCCGACGCGCTGCAGTCCCTGAGCGGCCACCGCCGCCAGCAGGTCTGGGACGCCGCCGCCCTCAAAGCCCCGCCCGCGTTGCTCAAGGAAGCCCCGATCGAAGAAGACACCCTCGACCTGCCAGAAGCCCCCGAAGGCGAAGCCATCGTCTGGGACTATGCGTCACTCGGCCTCACCCTGCGCCGCCACCCGCTGGCCCTGCTGCGCGAGCGCCTGCAGGCGCGCCGCTTCATGACCGCCGAAGCCTTGAAAGACGCGCCCGACGGCCGCCTCGTGCGCGCCTGCGGCATCGTCACCGGGCGCCAGCAGCCCGGCACCTCCAAAGGCGTGGTGTTCGTGACGCTGGAAGACGAAACCGGCGTCGTGCAGGTCATCGTCTGGAAAGCCCTGCGCGAGCGTCAGCGCAGCGCCCTCACCCGCTCACGCCTGATGGCGGTGCACGGCGTGTGGCAACGCGAAGGCGAAGTCTGCAACCTCATCGCCGGCCACCTGGAAGACCTCACGCCGCTGCTGGGCCGGCTGGCGACGGAGAGCCGGGATTTTCATTGA
- a CDS encoding DUF2277 domain-containing protein, with protein sequence MCRNIKTLFNFEPPASELEIRDASLQFVRKLSGFNVPSKANEAAFDRAVAEVAESARRLIQSLVTNAEPKNREVEAMKARERSAQRFAGGPRG encoded by the coding sequence ATGTGCCGCAACATCAAGACCCTGTTCAACTTCGAGCCTCCGGCCAGCGAGCTGGAGATCCGCGACGCCTCGCTGCAGTTCGTGCGCAAGCTCAGCGGGTTCAACGTGCCGTCGAAGGCGAACGAGGCAGCCTTCGACCGCGCGGTGGCCGAGGTGGCGGAGTCGGCCCGGCGGCTGATCCAGTCGCTGGTGACCAACGCCGAGCCGAAGAACCGGGAGGTGGAGGCGATGAAGGCGCGCGAACGGTCGGCGCAACGTTTTGCGGGCGGGCCGCGCGGCTGA
- a CDS encoding EVE domain-containing protein, with the protein MAQYWLMKSEPEECSIDDALAAPGATVPWTGVRNYQARNFMRDGMQIGDGVLFYHSSCAEPGIVGLARVASGTRPDPTQFDPASPYFDPKSPADQPRWLLLDVQALKKTRLIGLPELRTTPELAEMVVLQRGSRLSITPVSEAHWRFITERLLGG; encoded by the coding sequence ATGGCGCAGTACTGGCTGATGAAGTCCGAGCCCGAGGAGTGCTCGATCGACGACGCGCTGGCCGCGCCCGGCGCCACCGTGCCCTGGACCGGCGTGCGCAACTACCAGGCCCGCAACTTCATGCGCGACGGCATGCAGATCGGCGACGGCGTGCTCTTCTACCACTCCAGCTGCGCCGAGCCGGGCATCGTGGGCCTGGCGCGGGTCGCCTCGGGCACCCGTCCCGACCCGACGCAGTTCGACCCGGCCTCGCCCTACTTCGACCCGAAGTCGCCAGCCGATCAGCCGCGCTGGCTGCTGCTCGACGTGCAGGCGCTGAAGAAGACCCGCCTGATCGGCCTGCCCGAACTGCGCACCACGCCCGAGCTGGCCGAGATGGTGGTGCTGCAGCGCGGCAGCCGGCTATCCATCACGCCGGTGAGCGAGGCGCATTGGCGCTTCATCACCGAGCGACTGCTGGGCGGCTGA
- a CDS encoding alpha/beta fold hydrolase: MSRWRGVVWRCLAAAVLAAGLSGCGLLLRAPQVPMDALTLPLSPTARSQTLIVLMPGAQEVPQDIVREGFVAQVRARGIDADVVVADAHLGYFHNGSFEQRLHDDVVRPARAQGYRSIWMAGISLGGFGALRYARAHPEEVAGVIALAPYVAPRLVLQDVWHAGGLLRWQPVGPIRPADHELLLWLKGYADPAQAPPPLYMGYGETDRLQPFMPPLMAGILPPERLLAAPGGHDWAPWKAMWADVLDRVPLPRVQPSAAAR, from the coding sequence ATGAGTCGCTGGCGCGGTGTGGTCTGGCGCTGTCTGGCCGCCGCGGTGCTGGCCGCCGGCCTGAGCGGGTGCGGCCTGCTGCTGCGCGCGCCCCAGGTGCCGATGGACGCGCTGACCCTGCCACTGTCGCCCACCGCTCGCAGCCAGACGCTGATCGTGCTCATGCCCGGCGCGCAGGAGGTGCCGCAGGACATCGTGCGCGAGGGCTTCGTGGCGCAGGTGCGCGCGCGCGGCATCGACGCCGACGTGGTGGTGGCCGATGCGCACCTGGGCTATTTCCACAACGGCAGCTTCGAGCAGCGGCTGCACGACGATGTGGTCCGTCCGGCCCGCGCGCAGGGCTACCGATCGATCTGGATGGCGGGCATCTCGCTCGGCGGCTTCGGCGCCCTGCGCTACGCCCGCGCACACCCCGAGGAGGTGGCGGGCGTCATTGCGCTGGCGCCGTATGTCGCTCCCCGGCTGGTGTTGCAGGACGTGTGGCACGCGGGCGGCCTGCTGCGCTGGCAACCCGTGGGGCCGATCCGGCCGGCCGACCACGAGCTGCTGCTCTGGCTCAAGGGCTACGCCGACCCGGCGCAGGCGCCGCCGCCGCTGTACATGGGCTACGGCGAAACCGACCGCCTGCAGCCCTTCATGCCGCCGCTGATGGCCGGCATCCTGCCGCCCGAGCGCCTGCTGGCGGCGCCCGGCGGTCACGACTGGGCGCCCTGGAAGGCCATGTGGGCCGATGTGCTGGATCGGGTGCCGCTGCCGCGCGTGCAGCCGTCGGCGGCGGCGCGTTGA
- a CDS encoding Y-family DNA polymerase, with translation MLWSALRLPAPDDTASPTDAALQALAIWALQFTPRVAVADEAVVMELAASVRLFGGWHALRERVVSDAAELGVSQVAWAPNSLAALALARAGVENGFCQPLNGLLDALPMDTLSAVCPHRLTLAHIGCRTLGDVRRLPRGGVGRRFDKQLLAALDQAYGRAPEVHRWIALPERFAQRLELMFRVDDATALLFGARRLLLALCGWLAARHSGTTAFTLHWAHDAMRAKSAGDGGCLTVRTAEPTRHLEHLCRLLGEHLARVELLAPVGDLQLVADEVMPLEEKSASWLPDDNAGGETLPLVLERIAARLGPQRVVRPVLCEDHRPEWMCRWQPAPEPLPRKPATVSELPQPGFILSAPLKLLVRANRPYYQGELQLLAGPQRVEGGWWDRDEAAGQIRNVVRDYWVAQSAHAGVLWVFQTRLDESPAWFLHGIFA, from the coding sequence ATGCTCTGGTCAGCACTCCGGCTGCCGGCACCCGACGACACCGCCTCGCCCACTGACGCGGCGCTGCAGGCGCTGGCGATCTGGGCACTTCAATTCACGCCCCGGGTTGCTGTCGCTGACGAAGCCGTGGTCATGGAGCTGGCCGCGAGCGTGCGCCTGTTTGGCGGCTGGCACGCGCTGCGGGAGCGTGTGGTCTCGGACGCTGCCGAGCTGGGGGTGAGCCAGGTCGCCTGGGCGCCCAACAGCCTGGCCGCGCTGGCGCTGGCGCGCGCGGGTGTGGAAAACGGCTTTTGCCAACCGCTGAACGGCTTGCTCGATGCCCTGCCCATGGACACGCTCAGCGCCGTGTGCCCGCACCGGCTCACGCTCGCGCACATCGGCTGCCGAACGCTGGGCGATGTGCGGCGCCTGCCGCGCGGTGGCGTCGGCCGGCGCTTTGACAAGCAGCTGCTCGCCGCGCTCGACCAGGCCTATGGCCGCGCGCCCGAAGTGCACCGCTGGATCGCGCTGCCCGAGCGCTTCGCGCAGCGGCTGGAACTGATGTTCCGCGTGGACGACGCGACGGCCCTGCTGTTCGGCGCGCGCCGCCTGCTGCTGGCGCTGTGTGGCTGGCTCGCCGCGCGCCACAGCGGCACCACCGCCTTCACGTTGCACTGGGCGCACGACGCCATGCGCGCGAAATCGGCGGGCGATGGTGGTTGCCTCACCGTGCGCACGGCCGAGCCCACGCGCCACCTGGAGCACCTCTGCCGCCTGCTCGGCGAGCACCTGGCCCGGGTGGAACTGCTGGCCCCGGTGGGCGATCTGCAACTGGTGGCCGACGAGGTGATGCCGCTGGAAGAAAAGAGCGCCTCCTGGCTGCCCGACGACAACGCGGGCGGCGAGACGCTGCCCCTGGTGCTGGAGCGCATCGCCGCCCGCCTGGGCCCGCAGCGCGTGGTGCGCCCGGTGCTGTGCGAAGACCACCGGCCCGAGTGGATGTGCCGCTGGCAACCGGCGCCCGAACCCCTGCCCCGAAAGCCCGCCACGGTCAGCGAGCTGCCACAGCCCGGCTTCATCCTGAGCGCACCGCTCAAGTTGCTGGTGCGCGCCAACCGGCCGTATTATCAGGGCGAACTGCAATTGCTCGCCGGCCCGCAGCGGGTGGAAGGCGGCTGGTGGGACCGGGATGAAGCCGCCGGGCAGATCCGCAACGTGGTGCGCGACTACTGGGTCGCTCAGTCGGCGCACGCGGGCGTGTTGTGGGTGTTCCAGACGCGGCTGGACGAGTCGCCTGCGTGGTTCTTGCATGGAATATTTGCCTGA
- a CDS encoding serine hydrolase domain-containing protein, which translates to MNDRLPCSPLPSAAPADLGLCPERTRRLMQVLQAEVDRGRLPGAVVLLARRGRVALFESLGQRDPASGEPMPRDAVFRIYSMTKPIVSVAVMMLVEQGRLLLSDPVEKHLPEFKGQQVAVDTGDGVRLEPVTRPATVQDLLRHTAGLTYEFLGTAHVQRLYAQAEIGSRERSNAEFSHTLAAMPLFLQPGTRWAYSRATDVLGRLLEVLSGRPLGQHLREAILGPLGMHDTAFVVPQADHRRIAEPFAHDPDGGIPLRVLDPRQPPAMESGGGGLMSTAADYARFLQCLLNGGELDGTRLLGPHTVTFMTADHLGGIPSDDPLLPPGHGFGLGFAVRTATGLATIPGSVGTCHWGGIAGTTFFVDPAEGFFGILMVQAPNQRDHYRQLFRTLACATLVD; encoded by the coding sequence ATGAACGACCGCCTCCCCTGCTCCCCCCTGCCCTCGGCCGCACCGGCCGATCTTGGCCTGTGCCCGGAGCGGACACGGCGCCTGATGCAGGTGCTGCAGGCCGAAGTGGATCGCGGTCGCCTGCCCGGGGCGGTGGTGCTGCTCGCCAGGCGCGGTCGCGTGGCGCTGTTCGAGAGCCTCGGCCAGCGCGACCCGGCCAGCGGCGAGCCGATGCCGCGTGACGCGGTGTTCCGCATCTACTCCATGACCAAACCCATCGTGTCGGTCGCGGTGATGATGCTGGTCGAACAGGGGCGCCTGTTGCTCAGCGACCCTGTTGAAAAGCACCTGCCCGAGTTCAAGGGCCAGCAGGTCGCGGTGGACACCGGCGACGGCGTGCGGCTGGAGCCGGTGACGCGACCGGCCACGGTGCAGGACCTGTTGCGCCACACCGCCGGGCTGACCTACGAATTTCTCGGCACGGCGCATGTGCAGCGGCTCTACGCGCAGGCCGAGATCGGGTCCCGCGAACGCTCCAACGCCGAATTCAGCCACACGCTCGCGGCCATGCCCCTGTTCCTGCAGCCCGGCACGCGCTGGGCCTACAGCCGCGCCACCGACGTGCTGGGCCGTTTGCTGGAAGTGCTCAGCGGCCGGCCGCTGGGGCAGCACCTGCGCGAAGCGATTCTCGGGCCATTGGGCATGCACGACACGGCGTTCGTGGTGCCCCAAGCCGACCACCGGCGCATCGCCGAACCCTTCGCCCACGACCCCGATGGCGGCATTCCGCTGCGCGTGCTCGACCCACGCCAGCCGCCCGCGATGGAAAGCGGTGGCGGCGGGCTGATGTCCACCGCCGCCGACTACGCGCGCTTCCTGCAGTGCCTGCTCAACGGCGGTGAACTCGACGGCACAAGGCTGCTGGGCCCGCACACGGTGACGTTCATGACCGCCGACCACTTGGGCGGCATCCCGAGCGACGACCCGCTGCTGCCGCCCGGACACGGTTTCGGTCTGGGTTTTGCGGTGCGCACCGCGACCGGGCTGGCGACCATACCGGGCTCGGTCGGCACCTGCCACTGGGGCGGCATCGCCGGCACCACGTTTTTTGTCGACCCTGCCGAAGGCTTTTTCGGCATCCTCATGGTGCAGGCGCCCAACCAGCGCGACCACTACCGGCAGCTGTTCCGCACGCTGGCCTGTGCGACGCTCGTGGACTGA
- a CDS encoding multidrug effflux MFS transporter, which translates to MTSSPPKAAPHGLLIANLLSQLAFGLLAMTICLPSMQEWGAIFGSSQAAVQLTFSGFVVTYGSLQLLYGPFSDRIGRKKILMFGLAVSFVGSVLAALAPSLPLLVAARVLQGAGAAAGMVVGRAMVQDLFDGPERTRVMAYVGMAMGLCPPLATIIGGQLHVRLGWQANFVLMAGLAAVLFVAAWRGLPDHRKATTVQPHWLRAMLSSYARLAREPSFLLHVLLLAMTTATFYAFLGGAPIVLGSYGVKPDGIGFYIMAIPGAYIVGNYLTSRFARLTGERRIMRFGQVLTVGGIALMLLLALAGLNTPLAFALPLVLLGIGHGLLVPPALAGTVGLLPALAGSAAAVAGLSQQLMGAVGGFAVGLFHHEGAVNLGWLMLGLTLCGTGAQWLLHRRKSP; encoded by the coding sequence ATGACGTCTTCTCCCCCCAAGGCCGCGCCCCACGGCCTGCTGATCGCCAACCTGCTGTCGCAACTGGCCTTCGGCCTGCTGGCCATGACCATCTGCCTGCCGTCCATGCAGGAATGGGGTGCGATCTTCGGCTCCAGCCAGGCGGCGGTGCAGCTCACTTTCAGCGGTTTTGTGGTGACGTATGGGTCATTGCAGCTGCTTTACGGTCCGTTCTCGGACCGCATCGGGCGCAAGAAGATCCTGATGTTCGGTCTGGCGGTGTCCTTCGTGGGCTCGGTGCTGGCGGCGCTCGCGCCCAGCCTGCCGCTGCTGGTCGCGGCGCGGGTGCTGCAGGGTGCGGGCGCGGCGGCGGGCATGGTGGTGGGGCGCGCGATGGTGCAGGACCTGTTTGACGGCCCGGAGCGCACGCGGGTGATGGCCTATGTGGGCATGGCGATGGGCCTGTGCCCGCCGCTGGCGACCATCATCGGCGGGCAGCTGCACGTGCGCCTGGGCTGGCAGGCCAATTTCGTGCTGATGGCCGGTCTGGCCGCCGTGCTCTTTGTCGCCGCCTGGCGTGGCCTGCCCGACCACCGCAAGGCCACCACGGTGCAGCCGCACTGGCTGCGCGCCATGCTCTCGTCCTACGCGCGGCTGGCGCGCGAGCCCTCGTTCCTGCTGCACGTGCTGCTGCTGGCGATGACCACGGCCACCTTCTACGCTTTCCTGGGCGGTGCGCCCATCGTGCTCGGCAGCTACGGCGTGAAGCCCGACGGCATCGGCTTCTACATCATGGCCATTCCGGGTGCGTACATCGTGGGCAACTACCTGACCTCGCGCTTCGCCCGTCTCACAGGCGAGCGCCGGATCATGCGTTTCGGCCAGGTGCTGACCGTGGGTGGGATCGCGCTGATGCTGTTGCTCGCGCTCGCCGGGCTGAACACGCCGCTGGCGTTTGCCCTGCCGCTGGTGTTGCTGGGCATCGGCCACGGTCTGCTGGTGCCGCCCGCGCTGGCTGGCACGGTGGGCCTGCTGCCGGCGCTCGCAGGCTCGGCTGCCGCAGTGGCGGGGCTGTCGCAGCAGCTGATGGGCGCGGTGGGCGGGTTTGCCGTCGGGCTCTTCCATCATGAGGGCGCGGTCAACCTGGGCTGGCTGATGCTGGGGCTGACCCTGTGTGGTACAGGGGCGCAATGGCTGCTGCACAGGCGGAAGTCACCATGA
- a CDS encoding DUF2889 domain-containing protein, producing the protein MHTRRVEYRGFHREDGLWDIEGELHDTKPHAFEIEGEGTWAPNEAIHHMLIRVTLDDAMVIRDVAVAMDAHPHDPCPQAMVPMQRLIGETVGRGWRLTIERHLGGIQGCTHLRELLFNLATAAFQTRSASFAPTADGQPPMHLGQCLAWDFNGPVVEKVYPMFFRWQRPAKTAA; encoded by the coding sequence ATGCACACGCGCCGCGTCGAGTACCGCGGTTTCCATCGAGAAGACGGCCTGTGGGACATCGAGGGCGAACTGCACGACACCAAGCCCCACGCGTTCGAGATCGAGGGTGAAGGCACGTGGGCGCCGAATGAGGCCATCCACCACATGCTGATCCGCGTCACGCTGGACGATGCCATGGTGATCCGCGACGTCGCGGTCGCCATGGACGCGCACCCGCACGACCCTTGCCCGCAGGCCATGGTGCCGATGCAGCGCCTGATCGGCGAGACGGTGGGGCGCGGCTGGCGCCTGACCATCGAACGTCACCTGGGGGGCATTCAGGGCTGCACCCACCTGCGCGAGCTGCTGTTCAACCTCGCCACCGCCGCGTTCCAGACCCGTTCGGCCTCCTTTGCCCCAACGGCCGACGGCCAGCCGCCGATGCACCTGGGCCAGTGCCTGGCCTGGGACTTCAACGGCCCGGTGGTGGAGAAGGTCTACCCGATGTTTTTCCGCTGGCAGCGGCCGGCGAAGACCGCCGCCTGA
- a CDS encoding cupin domain-containing protein — protein MPHDHPHPHGDHDHHPSDTIPWKHDGVRVVPGNQLDGNVPSTPGMDRKAAINFARVGAQKLWAGTVTIHPDAKTGAHHHGPLESVIYVVKGRARMRWGEHLEFTAEAGPGDFIYVPPYVPHQEINASATEVLECVLCRSDGQAVAVNLDIEPVEKPEQVLWVDPTHPNGGV, from the coding sequence ATGCCCCATGATCACCCGCACCCCCACGGCGATCACGATCATCACCCCAGCGACACCATCCCCTGGAAACACGACGGCGTGCGCGTGGTGCCCGGCAACCAGCTCGACGGCAACGTGCCGAGCACGCCGGGCATGGACCGCAAGGCCGCGATCAACTTCGCGCGCGTCGGCGCGCAAAAGCTCTGGGCCGGCACCGTGACCATCCACCCCGACGCCAAGACCGGCGCCCACCACCACGGCCCGCTGGAGAGCGTGATCTACGTGGTGAAAGGCCGCGCGCGCATGCGCTGGGGCGAGCACCTGGAGTTCACCGCCGAGGCCGGCCCGGGCGACTTCATCTACGTGCCGCCGTATGTGCCGCACCAGGAGATCAACGCCAGCGCGACCGAGGTGCTGGAGTGCGTGCTGTGCCGCAGCGACGGCCAGGCCGTGGCCGTGAACCTGGACATCGAACCGGTGGAGAAACCCGAGCAGGTGCTGTGGGTGGACCCGACGCACCCGAACGGCGGGGTCTGA